A stretch of Usitatibacter palustris DNA encodes these proteins:
- the hemF gene encoding oxygen-dependent coproporphyrinogen oxidase, with translation MNADAMRDTVRAYLTGLQDTIIARLEALDGGTFIRDEWTRAEGGGGITRILEGGKLFERAGVGFSHVQGTNLPPSASAHRPEMAGRPWEAMGVSLVLHPRNPHVPTVHMNVRFFLARAHSAYSEGQDIWWFGGGMDMTPYYAVEEDCQHFHLANRTALDAVDKPLYPKFKKACDTYFFNKHRNEPRGIGGTFFDDFSEGGFDRCFSVMKAVGDAFLPAYVPIVEKRRETPYGERERDFQAYRRGRYVEFNFVWDRGTLFGLQSGGRVESILMSMPPAAQWRYDWKAEAGSPEAKLLEVLIPPRDWA, from the coding sequence ATGAATGCCGATGCAATGCGCGACACCGTTCGCGCCTACCTCACCGGATTGCAGGACACGATCATCGCGCGCCTCGAGGCACTCGACGGCGGCACGTTCATTCGCGACGAATGGACGCGCGCCGAAGGCGGCGGCGGCATCACGCGCATCCTCGAAGGCGGAAAGCTCTTCGAGCGCGCCGGCGTGGGCTTCTCGCACGTGCAGGGCACGAACCTTCCGCCGTCGGCTTCCGCGCATCGCCCGGAGATGGCCGGCCGCCCGTGGGAAGCGATGGGTGTCTCGCTCGTTCTGCATCCGCGCAACCCGCACGTACCCACGGTTCACATGAACGTGCGCTTTTTCCTCGCGCGTGCGCACTCGGCGTACAGCGAGGGGCAGGACATCTGGTGGTTCGGCGGCGGCATGGACATGACGCCGTACTACGCGGTCGAGGAAGACTGCCAGCATTTCCACCTCGCCAACCGCACGGCGCTCGACGCGGTCGACAAGCCGCTGTACCCGAAATTCAAGAAGGCCTGCGACACGTATTTCTTCAACAAGCATCGCAACGAGCCGCGCGGCATCGGCGGCACGTTCTTCGACGACTTCAGCGAGGGCGGCTTCGACCGTTGCTTCTCGGTGATGAAGGCCGTGGGCGATGCGTTCCTGCCCGCGTACGTGCCGATCGTCGAGAAGCGCCGCGAGACGCCCTACGGCGAGCGCGAGCGCGACTTCCAGGCCTATCGCCGCGGGCGCTACGTCGAGTTCAACTTCGTGTGGGACCGCGGCACGCTCTTCGGCCTGCAATCGGGTGGGCGCGTCGAATCGATCCTCATGTCGATGCCGCCGGCGGCGCAGTGGCGCTACGACTGGAAGGCGGAGGCGGGAAGTCCCGAGGCAAAGTTGCTGGAGGTCCTGATTCCGCCGAGGGATTGGGCGTAG
- a CDS encoding DUF1330 domain-containing protein, with translation MAAYVIAEIEITNPEGYKAYTAVVPATIEKYGGKFLVRGGSAEVLEGEWPNRRRVMLEFPSKEIALKWWNSTDYAEPMKMRRGSSNGRLILLEGV, from the coding sequence ATGGCTGCCTACGTCATCGCCGAGATCGAGATCACCAACCCCGAGGGCTACAAGGCCTACACCGCGGTCGTTCCCGCCACGATCGAGAAGTACGGCGGCAAGTTCCTCGTGCGCGGCGGCAGCGCGGAAGTGCTCGAAGGCGAATGGCCCAACCGGCGGCGCGTGATGCTGGAGTTCCCCTCGAAGGAGATCGCGTTGAAGTGGTGGAACTCGACGGACTACGCCGAGCCGATGAAGATGCGGCGGGGGAGCTCGAACGGGCGGTTGATACTGCTCGAAGGGGTGTAA
- a CDS encoding EcsC family protein, whose product MLSKSELEDLKRAKQLLENPGLVAKLSSMLGSPVEKGLEMLPAKWQKSVHKASEAALMKAVQVAVSSLGAKTGGKSNERMHSMFAAASGAVGGAFGIAALAVELPVSTTVMLRSIAAIAASEGENPQHIDTKLACLTVFALGSTKDKSDNAAESGYFAARTALATAVSEASKFLAQKGLAKTGGPALVRLVALIGARFGVVVSEKAAMQAIPIIGAAGGAMINTVFIGHYQDMARGHFIVRRLEKIHGADPVRIAYEKA is encoded by the coding sequence ATGCTCTCCAAATCCGAACTCGAAGACCTCAAGCGCGCCAAGCAGCTCCTGGAGAACCCGGGGCTGGTGGCAAAACTTTCCTCGATGCTGGGTTCGCCCGTCGAGAAGGGCCTCGAGATGCTGCCCGCGAAGTGGCAGAAGAGCGTGCACAAGGCTTCCGAGGCGGCGCTGATGAAGGCCGTGCAGGTGGCCGTGTCGTCGCTGGGCGCGAAGACCGGAGGCAAGTCGAACGAGCGCATGCATTCGATGTTCGCCGCGGCTTCCGGGGCGGTCGGCGGTGCGTTCGGCATCGCGGCGCTCGCGGTGGAGCTGCCGGTCTCGACGACCGTGATGCTGCGCTCCATCGCGGCCATTGCCGCGTCCGAGGGCGAGAACCCGCAGCACATCGATACCAAGCTCGCCTGCCTCACCGTCTTCGCGCTGGGCAGCACCAAGGACAAGAGCGACAACGCGGCCGAGTCGGGCTACTTCGCCGCACGCACGGCACTCGCGACCGCGGTTTCGGAAGCGTCCAAGTTCCTCGCGCAAAAGGGCCTCGCGAAAACCGGGGGCCCCGCGCTGGTTCGCCTGGTGGCGCTGATCGGCGCGCGCTTCGGCGTCGTGGTGTCGGAGAAGGCCGCCATGCAGGCCATCCCGATCATCGGTGCCGCAGGTGGGGCGATGATCAACACCGTGTTCATCGGGCACTACCAGGACATGGCGCGCGGGCACTTCATCGTCCGCCGCCTCGAGAAAATCCACGGGGCCGATCCCGTGCGCATCGCCTACGAAAAAGCCTGA
- a CDS encoding GNAT family N-acetyltransferase — protein MPTAPDVRPLRETDRAAWLPLWDGYNAFYGRKGDTALAPEITATTWKRFFDANEPVNALVAELDGEVVGLVHYIFHRSTNRIEPVCYLQDLFTKESVRGRGVARALIETVYVKAREHGTKRVYWQTQDTNATARMLYDKVAKHYGFIVYSHES, from the coding sequence ATGCCGACCGCCCCCGATGTTCGCCCCCTCCGCGAGACCGATCGCGCCGCCTGGCTGCCCCTGTGGGACGGCTACAACGCCTTCTACGGCCGCAAGGGCGACACCGCCCTCGCCCCCGAGATCACCGCCACCACCTGGAAGCGCTTCTTCGATGCGAACGAGCCGGTGAACGCGCTCGTTGCAGAGCTCGACGGCGAAGTTGTAGGACTCGTCCACTACATCTTCCATCGCAGTACCAACCGCATCGAACCCGTCTGCTATCTCCAGGACCTGTTCACGAAGGAATCGGTGCGCGGGCGAGGTGTGGCACGGGCGCTGATCGAGACGGTCTACGTGAAAGCGCGTGAGCACGGCACGAAGCGCGTGTACTGGCAAACGCAGGACACGAACGCCACGGCACGGATGCTTTACGACAAGGTGGCGAAACACTACGGGTTCATCGTTTACTCGCACGAGTCGTAG